The Sedimentisphaera salicampi genome includes a region encoding these proteins:
- a CDS encoding glycosyltransferase family 2 protein: MSKAAVGILTFNRSIEVQRAIDSVLPQMGEQDELIVADNNSSDNTEEVIKKNYPQVRYIKNTSNLGGPAGRNEIFKICKSDFIINLDDDGWLEEDAVEKVREAFDSDPALGVVVFRQRYPESGSGARQFEQAGREPAHFYEGVCAFRMEMLADVGLYPNDFFQYHEALDLGIRILDSKWKMISCPDVVMWHPKVGGGGANEDGRWDYYKFRNYLYVVIRRFPFPENIIFFLRKLGLYLFYALKHKTLHKFFAALRDVLKALPSCREYGKVSRQTVRKYYKVMKRVEREMFD; the protein is encoded by the coding sequence ATGAGCAAAGCAGCTGTCGGCATACTCACTTTCAACCGCTCGATAGAGGTTCAAAGGGCGATAGATTCTGTGCTGCCGCAAATGGGCGAGCAGGATGAATTAATAGTTGCTGATAACAACTCCTCCGATAACACTGAAGAGGTGATTAAGAAAAATTATCCGCAGGTGCGGTACATTAAAAACACCTCAAATCTGGGCGGCCCGGCAGGACGGAATGAAATCTTCAAAATCTGCAAGTCTGATTTTATAATCAATCTTGATGACGACGGCTGGCTTGAAGAGGATGCTGTGGAAAAGGTGAGGGAGGCTTTCGATTCAGACCCTGCTCTCGGAGTTGTCGTTTTCCGGCAGCGTTATCCCGAAAGCGGCAGCGGGGCAAGGCAGTTCGAACAGGCGGGCAGAGAGCCTGCTCATTTTTATGAAGGCGTATGTGCTTTTCGTATGGAGATGCTTGCAGATGTAGGGCTTTATCCAAACGATTTCTTCCAGTACCACGAAGCGCTCGACCTTGGCATCAGGATTCTCGATTCAAAATGGAAGATGATTTCATGCCCAGATGTAGTTATGTGGCATCCGAAGGTCGGCGGGGGCGGGGCAAACGAAGACGGGCGCTGGGATTACTACAAATTCCGGAACTACTTGTACGTAGTAATCCGCAGATTTCCTTTCCCTGAGAATATCATTTTCTTTCTGCGAAAGCTCGGGCTGTATCTCTTTTATGCCCTCAAACATAAGACCTTGCACAAATTTTTCGCTGCATTGAGAGATGTTCTGAAAGCACTGCCTTCCTGCAGGGAGTACGGCAAGGTCAGCAGGCAAACCGTTCGCAAGTATTATAAGGTTATGAAGAGGGTTGAGCGTGAGATGTTTGATTAA
- a CDS encoding glycosyltransferase family 2 protein, producing the protein MSEKPKISVIIPAYNNAETISRAVKSALNQTLEPLEVIVVDDCSTDNTSEVLKSIEDRIRFIQRQHNGGPGAARNDGINAMKGEWASFLDGDDEWYTEKLEIQARFLKRNPELLWCGTNYIIKKDGRESAAVHKTAGELKGEYFSLMNKGLISSSTITIMIKADVFEVCGLFKPEVYRNEDRDLYWRIAMDFPEYGFINKPLSVQHMGRGSEEAMAKRAAAKDGRYLFPLIDSSLENARLKGRFEDFKPFAGKIVRNAMLSMVFLELWESFRKAEEKYSHLLPYYERAALSVCRIFPFCSPAMRAAYRVLRIAGLAGSDRFLDYWKYIKANGLSGEEEG; encoded by the coding sequence ATGAGTGAAAAGCCAAAAATATCCGTGATAATACCCGCATACAACAATGCTGAGACCATCAGCAGGGCGGTGAAGTCTGCGCTCAATCAAACGCTCGAGCCTCTGGAGGTTATAGTTGTTGACGACTGCAGCACAGATAACACAAGCGAGGTGCTTAAAAGCATTGAAGACAGGATTCGCTTTATTCAGAGGCAGCATAACGGCGGACCCGGGGCTGCGAGAAACGACGGAATAAACGCAATGAAGGGTGAGTGGGCGTCTTTTCTTGATGGAGATGATGAGTGGTACACGGAGAAACTCGAAATTCAGGCAAGATTTCTGAAGAGAAATCCCGAACTGCTCTGGTGCGGTACTAATTATATTATAAAAAAAGATGGGCGGGAAAGCGCTGCAGTACACAAAACCGCCGGTGAGTTAAAAGGCGAATACTTCTCCCTTATGAACAAAGGACTCATCTCCAGCTCCACGATTACCATTATGATAAAGGCTGATGTTTTCGAAGTGTGCGGACTTTTTAAGCCCGAGGTTTACAGAAACGAAGACCGAGACCTTTACTGGCGGATTGCGATGGATTTCCCTGAATACGGCTTTATAAATAAGCCCCTCTCTGTTCAGCATATGGGCAGAGGCAGCGAGGAAGCGATGGCAAAAAGGGCGGCCGCCAAAGACGGCAGATATCTCTTCCCCCTGATAGACAGCAGTCTTGAAAATGCCCGCTTGAAGGGCAGATTTGAGGATTTTAAGCCGTTTGCTGGTAAAATTGTGCGGAATGCGATGCTGTCTATGGTGTTTCTGGAACTTTGGGAATCATTCCGTAAAGCAGAAGAAAAATATTCCCATCTATTGCCGTATTACGAAAGGGCTGCGCTCAGTGTTTGCAGAATTTTTCCGTTCTGTTCTCCTGCTATGAGAGCCGCATACAGGGTTCTTCGTATTGCAGGGCTTGCCGGCAGCGACAGGTTTCTTGACTACTGGAAATATATCAAAGCTAACGGTTTGTCCGGCGAGGAGGAAGGATGA